In a genomic window of Punica granatum isolate Tunisia-2019 chromosome 6, ASM765513v2, whole genome shotgun sequence:
- the LOC116211878 gene encoding protein PELOTA 1 isoform X2, translating into MKIVRRDLVRDGPGSVKMVPVDSDDLWFAYNLIAPGDSVMAVTVRKVLREAASGGRDAERVKLKLEIKVEAVDYDKVGTVLRIRGKNVLENEHVKIGAFHTLEIELQRPFVLRKGVWDSLALDVLHQASDPGASADLAVVLMQEGLAHILLVGRSMTTTRARIETSIPRKHGPAIAGYDSALNKFFENVLQAFLKHIDFSVVRCAVIASPGFTKFHRHLLLEAERRQLRPIIENKSRIILVHTSSGYKHSLREVLDAPNVMNMIKDTKAAQEVRALKDFFDMLSNDPDRACYGPKHVEVAHERLAIQTLLITDDLFRNADVETRKKYVNLVESVKGSGGTAHIFSSMHISGEQLAQLTGIAAVLRFPLPDLEDIEM; encoded by the exons ATGAAGATAGTGAGGAGAGACCTGGTCCGAGACGGACCCGGCAGCGTTAAG ATGGTGCCGGTGGACTCAGATGATTTGTGGTTTGCTTATAACTTGATTGCTCCCGGGGACTCGGTCATGGCGGTTACTGTCAG GAAAGTTTTGAGAGAAGCTGCTTCTGGCGGAAGAGATGCAGAGCGTGTCAAGTTGAAGTTGGAAATAAAAGTTGAG GCTGTTGACTATGACAAAGTTGGAACTGTCCTGCGTATACGTGGAAAAAATGTGCTTGAGAACGAACATGTTAAG ATAGGTGCATTTCATACTTTAGAGATAGAACTCCAACGCCCTTTTGTATTGAGAAAG GGTGTTTGGGACTCTTTGGCTCTAGATGTGCTCCATCAGGCATCCG ATCCTGGTGCAAGTGCTGACCTCGCTGTGGTTTTGATGCAAGAAGGATTGGCACATATCCTTCTAGTTGGCAGAAG CATGACAACTACTCGTGCACGCATAGAAACTTCAATTCCGCGCAAGCATGGGCCTGCTATTGCAGGATATGATTCG GCTCTGAATAAGTTCTTTGAGAATGTTCTACAG GCTTTCTTGAAGCATATTGACTTTAGTGTCGTTCGATGCGCTGTTATTGCTAGTCCAGGCTTCACAAAG TTTCATCGTCACCTATTGTTGGAGGCTGAAAGAAGACAGTTGAGACCTATAATTGAGAATAAATCGCGGATAATTCTTGTTCATACTAGTTCAGGATACAA GCATAGTTTAAGGGAGGTCTTGGATGCTCCAAATGTTATGAACATGATAAAAGATACTAAAGCAGCACAAGAG GTTCGAGCTTTGAAGGATTTCTTCGACATGCTTTCAAAT GATCCTGATCGTGCATGCTATGGACCAAAACACGTTGAGGTTGCCCATGAAAGATTAGCCATCCAAACACTCCTTATCACTGATGATCTCTTCAG GAATGCAGATGTAGAAACACGGAAGAAATATGTTAATTTGGTGGAATCGGTCAAGGGCTCTGGAGGAACAGCTCATATATTTTCATCCATGCATATCTCCGGGGAAC AATTAGCACAGTTGACTGGAATTGCAGCGGTACTTCGGTTCCCTCTGCCTGACCTAGAAGATATAGAGATGTGA
- the LOC116211878 gene encoding protein PELOTA 1 isoform X3 translates to MKIVRRDLVRDGPGSVKMVPVDSDDLWFAYNLIAPGDSVMAVTVRKVLREAASGGRDAERVKLKLEIKVEAVDYDKVGTVLRIRGKNVLENEHVKIGAFHTLEIELQRPFVLRKGVWDSLALDVLHQASDPGASADLAVVLMQEGLAHILLVGRSMTTTRARIETSIPRKHGPAIAGYDSALNKFFENVLQAFLKHIDFSVVRCAVIASPGFTKDQFHRHLLLEAERRQLRPIIENKSRIILVHTSSGYKHSLREVLDAPNVMNMIKDTKAAQEDPDRACYGPKHVEVAHERLAIQTLLITDDLFRNADVETRKKYVNLVESVKGSGGTAHIFSSMHISGEQLAQLTGIAAVLRFPLPDLEDIEM, encoded by the exons ATGAAGATAGTGAGGAGAGACCTGGTCCGAGACGGACCCGGCAGCGTTAAG ATGGTGCCGGTGGACTCAGATGATTTGTGGTTTGCTTATAACTTGATTGCTCCCGGGGACTCGGTCATGGCGGTTACTGTCAG GAAAGTTTTGAGAGAAGCTGCTTCTGGCGGAAGAGATGCAGAGCGTGTCAAGTTGAAGTTGGAAATAAAAGTTGAG GCTGTTGACTATGACAAAGTTGGAACTGTCCTGCGTATACGTGGAAAAAATGTGCTTGAGAACGAACATGTTAAG ATAGGTGCATTTCATACTTTAGAGATAGAACTCCAACGCCCTTTTGTATTGAGAAAG GGTGTTTGGGACTCTTTGGCTCTAGATGTGCTCCATCAGGCATCCG ATCCTGGTGCAAGTGCTGACCTCGCTGTGGTTTTGATGCAAGAAGGATTGGCACATATCCTTCTAGTTGGCAGAAG CATGACAACTACTCGTGCACGCATAGAAACTTCAATTCCGCGCAAGCATGGGCCTGCTATTGCAGGATATGATTCG GCTCTGAATAAGTTCTTTGAGAATGTTCTACAG GCTTTCTTGAAGCATATTGACTTTAGTGTCGTTCGATGCGCTGTTATTGCTAGTCCAGGCTTCACAAAG GATCAGTTTCATCGTCACCTATTGTTGGAGGCTGAAAGAAGACAGTTGAGACCTATAATTGAGAATAAATCGCGGATAATTCTTGTTCATACTAGTTCAGGATACAA GCATAGTTTAAGGGAGGTCTTGGATGCTCCAAATGTTATGAACATGATAAAAGATACTAAAGCAGCACAAGAG GATCCTGATCGTGCATGCTATGGACCAAAACACGTTGAGGTTGCCCATGAAAGATTAGCCATCCAAACACTCCTTATCACTGATGATCTCTTCAG GAATGCAGATGTAGAAACACGGAAGAAATATGTTAATTTGGTGGAATCGGTCAAGGGCTCTGGAGGAACAGCTCATATATTTTCATCCATGCATATCTCCGGGGAAC AATTAGCACAGTTGACTGGAATTGCAGCGGTACTTCGGTTCCCTCTGCCTGACCTAGAAGATATAGAGATGTGA
- the LOC116211878 gene encoding protein PELOTA 1 isoform X1, translating to MKIVRRDLVRDGPGSVKMVPVDSDDLWFAYNLIAPGDSVMAVTVRKVLREAASGGRDAERVKLKLEIKVEAVDYDKVGTVLRIRGKNVLENEHVKIGAFHTLEIELQRPFVLRKGVWDSLALDVLHQASDPGASADLAVVLMQEGLAHILLVGRSMTTTRARIETSIPRKHGPAIAGYDSALNKFFENVLQAFLKHIDFSVVRCAVIASPGFTKDQFHRHLLLEAERRQLRPIIENKSRIILVHTSSGYKHSLREVLDAPNVMNMIKDTKAAQEVRALKDFFDMLSNDPDRACYGPKHVEVAHERLAIQTLLITDDLFRNADVETRKKYVNLVESVKGSGGTAHIFSSMHISGEQLAQLTGIAAVLRFPLPDLEDIEM from the exons ATGAAGATAGTGAGGAGAGACCTGGTCCGAGACGGACCCGGCAGCGTTAAG ATGGTGCCGGTGGACTCAGATGATTTGTGGTTTGCTTATAACTTGATTGCTCCCGGGGACTCGGTCATGGCGGTTACTGTCAG GAAAGTTTTGAGAGAAGCTGCTTCTGGCGGAAGAGATGCAGAGCGTGTCAAGTTGAAGTTGGAAATAAAAGTTGAG GCTGTTGACTATGACAAAGTTGGAACTGTCCTGCGTATACGTGGAAAAAATGTGCTTGAGAACGAACATGTTAAG ATAGGTGCATTTCATACTTTAGAGATAGAACTCCAACGCCCTTTTGTATTGAGAAAG GGTGTTTGGGACTCTTTGGCTCTAGATGTGCTCCATCAGGCATCCG ATCCTGGTGCAAGTGCTGACCTCGCTGTGGTTTTGATGCAAGAAGGATTGGCACATATCCTTCTAGTTGGCAGAAG CATGACAACTACTCGTGCACGCATAGAAACTTCAATTCCGCGCAAGCATGGGCCTGCTATTGCAGGATATGATTCG GCTCTGAATAAGTTCTTTGAGAATGTTCTACAG GCTTTCTTGAAGCATATTGACTTTAGTGTCGTTCGATGCGCTGTTATTGCTAGTCCAGGCTTCACAAAG GATCAGTTTCATCGTCACCTATTGTTGGAGGCTGAAAGAAGACAGTTGAGACCTATAATTGAGAATAAATCGCGGATAATTCTTGTTCATACTAGTTCAGGATACAA GCATAGTTTAAGGGAGGTCTTGGATGCTCCAAATGTTATGAACATGATAAAAGATACTAAAGCAGCACAAGAG GTTCGAGCTTTGAAGGATTTCTTCGACATGCTTTCAAAT GATCCTGATCGTGCATGCTATGGACCAAAACACGTTGAGGTTGCCCATGAAAGATTAGCCATCCAAACACTCCTTATCACTGATGATCTCTTCAG GAATGCAGATGTAGAAACACGGAAGAAATATGTTAATTTGGTGGAATCGGTCAAGGGCTCTGGAGGAACAGCTCATATATTTTCATCCATGCATATCTCCGGGGAAC AATTAGCACAGTTGACTGGAATTGCAGCGGTACTTCGGTTCCCTCTGCCTGACCTAGAAGATATAGAGATGTGA
- the LOC116211878 gene encoding protein PELOTA 1 isoform X4, which translates to MVPVDSDDLWFAYNLIAPGDSVMAVTVRKVLREAASGGRDAERVKLKLEIKVEAVDYDKVGTVLRIRGKNVLENEHVKIGAFHTLEIELQRPFVLRKGVWDSLALDVLHQASDPGASADLAVVLMQEGLAHILLVGRSMTTTRARIETSIPRKHGPAIAGYDSALNKFFENVLQAFLKHIDFSVVRCAVIASPGFTKDQFHRHLLLEAERRQLRPIIENKSRIILVHTSSGYKHSLREVLDAPNVMNMIKDTKAAQEVRALKDFFDMLSNDPDRACYGPKHVEVAHERLAIQTLLITDDLFRNADVETRKKYVNLVESVKGSGGTAHIFSSMHISGEQLAQLTGIAAVLRFPLPDLEDIEM; encoded by the exons ATGGTGCCGGTGGACTCAGATGATTTGTGGTTTGCTTATAACTTGATTGCTCCCGGGGACTCGGTCATGGCGGTTACTGTCAG GAAAGTTTTGAGAGAAGCTGCTTCTGGCGGAAGAGATGCAGAGCGTGTCAAGTTGAAGTTGGAAATAAAAGTTGAG GCTGTTGACTATGACAAAGTTGGAACTGTCCTGCGTATACGTGGAAAAAATGTGCTTGAGAACGAACATGTTAAG ATAGGTGCATTTCATACTTTAGAGATAGAACTCCAACGCCCTTTTGTATTGAGAAAG GGTGTTTGGGACTCTTTGGCTCTAGATGTGCTCCATCAGGCATCCG ATCCTGGTGCAAGTGCTGACCTCGCTGTGGTTTTGATGCAAGAAGGATTGGCACATATCCTTCTAGTTGGCAGAAG CATGACAACTACTCGTGCACGCATAGAAACTTCAATTCCGCGCAAGCATGGGCCTGCTATTGCAGGATATGATTCG GCTCTGAATAAGTTCTTTGAGAATGTTCTACAG GCTTTCTTGAAGCATATTGACTTTAGTGTCGTTCGATGCGCTGTTATTGCTAGTCCAGGCTTCACAAAG GATCAGTTTCATCGTCACCTATTGTTGGAGGCTGAAAGAAGACAGTTGAGACCTATAATTGAGAATAAATCGCGGATAATTCTTGTTCATACTAGTTCAGGATACAA GCATAGTTTAAGGGAGGTCTTGGATGCTCCAAATGTTATGAACATGATAAAAGATACTAAAGCAGCACAAGAG GTTCGAGCTTTGAAGGATTTCTTCGACATGCTTTCAAAT GATCCTGATCGTGCATGCTATGGACCAAAACACGTTGAGGTTGCCCATGAAAGATTAGCCATCCAAACACTCCTTATCACTGATGATCTCTTCAG GAATGCAGATGTAGAAACACGGAAGAAATATGTTAATTTGGTGGAATCGGTCAAGGGCTCTGGAGGAACAGCTCATATATTTTCATCCATGCATATCTCCGGGGAAC AATTAGCACAGTTGACTGGAATTGCAGCGGTACTTCGGTTCCCTCTGCCTGACCTAGAAGATATAGAGATGTGA
- the LOC116211241 gene encoding dynamin-related protein 4C-like, whose protein sequence is MDAAPLSSEEMRLNNSDNQVSNGFLTIVRHPEPRPLASHPPIVSSYNDRIRPILDAVDRLRNLQVMKEGIQLPTIVVVGDQSSGKSSVLESLAGINLPRGQGICTRVPLIMRLQNHPCPDPELYLEFDGKHVETDEDNVTFAISSATEEIAGHQKGISNTPLTLVVKKDGVPDLTMVDLPGITRVPVHGQPENIYEQISEMIMEYIRPEESIILNVLSATVDFSTCESIRMSQMVDKTGHRTLAVVTKSDKAPEGLLEKVTADDVNIGLGYVCVRNRIGDETYEEARMEEAKLFDAHPLLSKIDKRIVGIPVLSEKLIQIQATIVAKCLPEIVRKINEKLHNNVAELNKMPKVLSTVAEAMTAFMQIMGSAKDSLRKILLRGEYDEYPHEKQMHGTARFVEMLDRFANELRMDAESGKNSSFLMEEISLLEEAKGIRLPNFIPRTAFLTILHKKVEDISCKPFKFMGELWDYIELVVITVLMDHSKNYPPLQACMRRAAQNLIAKMKERAMIRVTEIIEMEKLTDYTCDPEYISEWNKLMGEEPKLLAAVNNESFERPSAVSLEGIGVVEIDPLRQLKHQVKQAFDLKMRMTSYWKIVKRRLVDTMAMFLLFNVQVLVNREMEGEIVNDLVGPHGGGIERMLEEPPSVANKREKLKRSIKLLRESADIVATIIHRAAANADLE, encoded by the coding sequence ATGGACGCTGCCCCATTGAGCTCGGAGGAGATGAGACTGAACAACTCGGACAACCAAGTTTCCAATGGATTCCTCACTATAGTTCGCCATCCTGAGCCTCGCCCCTTGGCTTCCCATCCACCGATTGTTTCCTCCTACAATGACCGCATCAGGCCTATCCTTGATGCCGTGGACCGACTCCGGAACCTACAGGTCATGAAGGAGGGCATCCAGCTCCCGACAATTGTGGTCGTAGGTGACCAGTCTTCCGGAAAATCTAGCGTGCTCGAGTCGCTTGCTGGGATCAACCTTCCCCGGGGACAAGGGATTTGCACTCGTGTCCCGCTCATCATGCGGCTCCAGAACCACCCCTGCCCTGACCCAGAACTTTACCTGGAGTTCGATGGGAAGCATGTCGAGACTGACGAGGATAATGTTACGTTCGCTATCAGTTCTGCCACAGAGGAGATCGCTGGTCACCAGAAGGGCATATCGAACACTCCTTTGACTCTGGTGGTTAAGAAAGACGGCGTCCCTGACCTCACCATGGTGGACTTGCCAGGGATCACGCGGGTCCCTGTCCACGGGCAGCCCGAGAATATCTATGAGCAGATATCGGAGATGATCATGGAGTATATAAGGCCCGAGGAGAGCATAATCCTCAACGTGCTCTCAGCCACGGTGGATTTCTCCACCTGCGAGTCCATCAGGATGTCTCAGATGGTCGACAAGACTGGCCACAGGACCCTGGCAGTTGTGACAAAGTCGGACAAGGCTCCTGAAGGACTGCTCGAGAAGGTCACTGCCGATGATGTGAATATTGGGCTCGGTTATGTCTGTGTGAGGAACCGTATCGGGGATGAGACTTATGAGGAGGCAAGGATGGAGGAGGCGAAGCTGTTCGATGCTCATCCCCTACTGTCGAAGATTGATAAGAGGATCGTTGGGATCCCTGTTCTGTCTGAGAAGCTGATACAGATTCAAGCCACTATAGTCGCAAAGTGCCTGCCAGAAATTGTGAGGAAGATCAACGAGAAGCTGCACAACAATGTCGCCGAGCTTAACAAGATGCCAAAGGTTCTTTCTACAGTTGCAGAGGCCATGACTGCTTTTATGCAGATTATGGGATCGGCCAAGGATTCTCTCAGGAAAATTCTTCTGAGAGGTGAGTACGACGAGTACCCACATGAAAAGCAAATGCACGGCACTGCAAGATTCGTTGAGATGCTGGACCGGTTTGCTAATGAGCTTCGGATGGATGCTGAGAGTGGCAAGAATAGTAGCTTCTTAATGGAGGAGATTTCTTTGTTGGAGGAAGCCAAGGGGATCCGCCTCCCAAACTTCATTCCCCGAACTGCTTTCCTTACTATTCTCCACAAGAAGGTGGAAGATATTTCCTGTAAGCCTTTCAAGTTCATGGGCGAGCTGTGGGATTACATTGAACTAGTGGTAATAACTGTCCTCATGGATCACTCCAAGAATTATCCCCCTCTTCAAGCATGTATGAGGAGGGCTGCACAAAATCTGATCGCAAAGATGAAGGAGAGGGCGATGATTCGGGTGACGGAGATCATCGAGATGGAGAAGCTTACTGACTATACATGTGACCCAGAGTATATTTCTGAATGGAATAAACTGATGGGGGAGGAGCCGAAGTTGCTGGCAGCTGTCAACAATGAGAGTTTCGAAAGGCCTTCCGCTGTGTCTCTAGAAGGGATCGGTGTGGTTGAAATTGACCCCCTGAGGCAATTGAAGCACCAAGTGAAGCAAGCTTTCGATCTGAAAATGAGGATGACTTCTTACTGGAAGATTGTAAAGAGGCGGCTCGTGGACACAATGGCAATGTTCCTGCTATTCAATGTCCAGGTTCTGGTGAACAGGGAGATGGAGGGGGAGATCGTGAACGATCTCGTCGGGCCCCATGGGGGTGGGATCGAGAGGATGCTAGAGGAGCCCCCCTCGGTGGCAAATAAGCGGGAGAAGCTGAAGAGGAGCATCAAGCTCTTAAGAGAGTCAGCTGACATTGTTGCTACAATTATTCACAGGGCTGCTGCTAATGCTGATCTCGAATAG
- the LOC116211315 gene encoding dynamin-related protein 4C-like: MDAVPLSPEEMRLNNSDKKSFQRILTIVRHPEPRPLASHPPIVSSYNDRIRPILDAVDRLRNLQVMKEGIQLPTIVVVGDQSSGKSSVLESLAGINLPRGQGICTRVPLIMRLQNHPCPDPELYLEFNGKHVETDEDNVTFAISSATEEIAGHQKGISNTPLTLVVKKDGVPDLTMVDLPGITRVPVHGQPENIYEQISEMIMEYIRPEESIILNVLSATVDFSTCESIRMSQMVDKTGHRTLAVVTKSDKAPEGLLEKVTADDVNIGLGYVCVRNRIGDETYEEARMEEAKLFDAHPLLSKIDKRIVGIPVLSEKLIQIQATIVAKCLPEIVRKINEKLHNNVAELNKMPKVLSTVAEAMTAFMQIMGSAKDSLRKILLRGEYDEYPHEKQMHGTARFVEMLDRFANELRMDAETGKNSSFLMEEISLLEEAKGIRLPNFIPRTAFLTILHKKVEDISCKPFKFMGELWDYIELVVITVLMDHSKNYPPLQACMRRAAQNLIGKMKERAMIRVTDIIEMEKLTDYTCDPEYISEWNQLMEEEPKLLAAIDSYKNPSTVSLEGIGEVEIDSLRQFKHHLKQAFDLKVRMTSYWKIVLRRLVDTMATFLLFNVQVLVNKEMEVEMVNDLVGPHGDGIERMLEESPSVANKREKLKRSIKLLRESADIVATIIHRAAANADLE, translated from the coding sequence ATGGACGCTGTCCCATTGAGCCCGGAGGAGATGAGACTGAACAACTCGGACAAAAAAAGTTTCCAACGGATTCTCACTATAGTTCGCCATCCTGAGCCTCGCCCCCTGGCTTCCCATCCACCGATTGTTTCCTCCTACAATGACCGCATCAGGCCTATCCTTGATGCCGTGGACCGACTCCGGAATCTACAGGTCATGAAGGAGGGCATCCAGCTCCCGACAATTGTGGTCGTAGGTGACCAGTCGTCCGGAAAATCAAGTGTGCTCGAGTCGCTTGCTGGGATCAACCTTCCCCGGGGACAAGGGATTTGCACCCGTGTCCCGCTCATCATGCGGCTCCAGAACCACCCCTGCCCTGACCCAGAACTTTACCTGGAGTTCAATGGGAAGCATGTCGAGACTGATGAGGATAATGTTACATTCGCTATCAGTTCTGCCACAGAGGAGATCGCTGGTCACCAGAAGGGCATATCGAACACTCCTTTGACTCTGGTGGTTAAGAAAGACGGCGTCCCTGACCTCACCATGGTGGACTTGCCAGGGATCACGCGGGTCCCTGTCCACGGGCAGCCCGAGAATATCTATGAGCAGATATCGGAGATGATCATGGAGTATATAAGGCCCGAGGAGAGCATAATCCTCAACGTGCTCTCAGCCACGGTGGATTTCTCCACCTGCGAGTCCATCAGGATGTCTCAGATGGTCGACAAGACTGGCCACAGGACCCTGGCAGTTGTGACAAAGTCGGACAAGGCTCCTGAAGGACTGCTCGAGAAGGTCACTGCCGATGATGTGAATATTGGGCTCGGTTATGTCTGTGTGAGGAACCGTATCGGGGATGAGACTTATGAGGAGGCAAGGATGGAGGAGGCGAAGCTGTTCGATGCTCATCCCCTACTGTCGAAGATTGATAAGAGGATCGTTGGGATCCCTGTTCTGTCTGAGAAGCTGATACAGATTCAAGCCACTATAGTCGCAAAGTGCCTGCCAGAAATTGTGAGGAAGATCAACGAGAAGCTGCACAACAATGTCGCCGAGCTTAACAAGATGCCAAAGGTTCTTTCTACAGTTGCAGAGGCCATGACTGCTTTTATGCAGATTATGGGATCGGCCAAGGATTCTCTCAGGAAAATTCTTCTGAGAGGTGAGTACGACGAGTACCCACATGAAAAGCAAATGCACGGCACTGCAAGATTCGTTGAGATGCTGGACCGGTTTGCTAATGAGCTTCGGATGGATGCTGAGACTGGCAAGAATAGTAGCTTCTTAATGGAGGAGATTTCTTTGTTGGAGGAAGCCAAGGGGATCCGCCTCCCAAACTTCATTCCCCGAACTGCTTTCCTTACTATTCTCCACAAGAAGGTGGAAGATATTTCCTGTAAGCCTTTCAAGTTCATGGGCGAGCTGTGGGATTACATTGAACTAGTGGTAATAACTGTCCTCATGGATCACTCCAAGAATTATCCCCCTCTTCAAGCATGTATGAGGAGGGCTGCACAAAATCTGATCGGAAAGATGAAGGAGAGGGCGATGATTCGGGTGACGGACATCATCGAGATGGAGAAGCTCACCGACTATACATGTGACCCAGAGTATATTTCCGAATGGAATCAACTGATGGAGGAGGAGCCGAAGTTACTGGCGGCTATCGACAGTTATAAAAATCCTTCCACTGTGTCTCTAGAAGGGATCGGAGAGGTTGAAATTGACAGCCTGAGGCAATTCAAGCACCATCTGAAGCAAGCTTTCGATCTGAAAGTGAGGATGACTTCTTACTGGAAGATTGTACTAAGGCGGCTGGTGGACACAATGGCAACGTTCCTGCTATTCAATGTCCAGGTCCTGGTGAACAAGGAGATGGAGGTGGAGATGGTGAATGATCTCGTCGGGCCCCATGGGGATGGGATCGAGAGGATGTTAGAGGAGTCCCCGTCGGTGGCAAATAAGCGGGAGAAGCTGAAGAGGAGCATCAAGCTCTTAAGAGAGTCAGCTGACATTGTTGCTACAATTATTCACAGGGCTGCTGCTAATGCTGATCTCGAATAG